Sequence from the Streptomyces mobaraensis NBRC 13819 = DSM 40847 genome:
TGCTGCACAATGCGTACGGCATCGGCGGAACCATCCGTTCGACCGTCAACCTCGCCACCGCCCTCGCCGACCGGCACGAGGTCCGCATCATCAGCGTCAACCGGCCCGTGGACGAGCCCGAGCTCACGATCGACCCGCGCGTCCGGCTGACCCCCCTCGTCGACATGCGCGAGGGCACCGACGGCGACGAGTACGGGGCGCCCCTCAACCAGCGGCCCAGCGAGATCTTCCGCGACGAGCGCATCGACAACGGCCGGATGGCCGCCACCGCCCTCACCGACGAGCGCGTCGCCGCCCACCTCGCGGCCACCGACGCGGACGTCGTGATCGCCACCCGCCCCAAGCTCATCGGCTACCTCGCCCGTTACGGCAGCGACCGCTACCTCCGCCTCGGCCAGGAGCACCTCACCCACGAGGCCCACGTCCCCGAGCTGCACGCCGTCATGGACCCGGCCATCGCCGCCCTCGACGCCTTCGTCACCGTCTCCGAGGCCGACGCCGGCCACTACCGCGACGCCCTGCCCGCCGACCGCCGCGCGCGGGTGCTGTCCGTCCCCAACGCCGTCCCCGCCCCCGCCGCCGCGCCCTCCGACGGCACCTCGAAGATCATCGTCTCGGCCGGGCGGCTCGTCGGCGTCAAACGCTACGACCGGCTCATCAACGCCTTCGCGAAGATCGCCGACGAGCGCCCCGACTGGCAGCTCCGCATCTACGGCCGCGGCACCTCCAAGGCCAAGCTGCGCCGCCAGATCGAGGAGATGGGCCTCTACGAGCGGATCACCCTCATGGGCGCCCGCTCGCCCATCGAGACCGAGTGGGCCAAGGGCGCCGTCGCCGCCGTCGCCTCCGACGCCGAGTCCTTCGGCATGACCATCGTCGAGGCCATGCACGCCGGACTCCCGGTGATCGCCACCGACTGCCCGTACGGCCCCCGCGAGATCCTCAACGACGGCACCGACGGCATCCTCGTCCCGCTCTCCCCGCAGAGCGAGGCCGACAGCGTCGACGCCTACGCGGAGGCGCTGCTCAAGCTCACCGGCGACGACGGACTCCGCGCCCGGCTCGGCGCCGCGGCCCGCGCCGCCGCCCACCGCTACGAACCCGACGCCATCGCCCGCCGCTACGAGCAGCTCTTCGAGGAACTCCGCCCCGGCTCGACCGCCCCCGCGAAGAAGGGCGGCCTGCTGCGCGGCCTGTTCGGCGGCGGCCGCAAGCAGCAGTCCGCCCCCGCCGCCCCCGCGCCCACCGAGACGGCCAACCCGGAGGCGCGCTGCGCCGTGGCCGCCGACGGCTCCCTCGTCTTCCGGGTGCGCGCCGCGCAGCTCACCGCCGACGACTCCCACCTGCTGCTCCGGCACCGCGGCAGCAAGGGCAAGGAGGCCGTCCGCGTCCCGCTGCGGCGCACCCCGGGCGCCGACTGGGCCGAGGCCCGCGTCGAGCGCGCCGCGCACACCCTGCCCGAGGGCCGCTGGGACAGCTACGCCGAGCGCAAGGCCGACAAGTCGCGGCGCCGGCTGACCGCCGTCCTCGTCGAGCAGCAGGCCCTGCTCGGGCTGGGGCTTCAGACCGGTCCGTCCGGCGTCGCGCCCTGGATCCCGTACGAGACCAGCGACGGCTTCCTGGCCGTCCGCACCTGGCTGCGGGAGCGGCACGCCGAGGTGACGGACGCCCGGGTGGGCTCCGCCGAGGAAGGCGTGGTCACCCTCACGGTCGCCGCTCATGGCGTCGAGCTGCGCGACGGCGCCGAGCTGATCGCCCGGCTGCGCGGCGGCGACGGCGAGGTGGCCGACGTCCGCGCGCCGCTGGAGGGCGGCACGGGCCGGCTGCCGTACGAGCCGATGTGGCGGCGCCGGGGCGAGGAGCAGGACCTGTGGGACCTGTACGTACGCCCCGCCGCGGGCGCCGCTCCGGTCCGGCTCGGCCGGCTGACCGGCGACTTCGCGGACCGCAAGGGCGTCGACACCTTCCCCGCGGCGGACCGGGACGGGGTGCGGCTGCGGCCCTTCTTCACGGTGACGAACGACCTGACGATCTCGGTCAAGGACATCGCCGGGGAGGAGTGACGCGGGCTCCGGGCCCGGGTGCGGGCGAGGAGACGGCCGGGCCACCACCCCCCACAGGAGAGGCCGCGGCCGTCGCCCGCCACGCGCCTGGGTGAGGCGCGCACTTCTCTCAGCGCCGAACGGCCGGATTCCGTCACACCCCGCGCGCGGGGCCGGGGCGCCGACCGGTCCCGGCCGGGGGCGGGGGCCGGCCGGGGTCCCTTCCGGACGCTTTTCGGGCGCCTTCCCGGTGCCTCGGGTGGCCGGTTCCCTCCGGTCGCCCGCTTCGGTCCGGCCCCTCCTGGACGGGAGCGGTCCGTTGCCCGTAACGTGCGGGCCGCGTCGCCCGGTGCGTACGCGACGGCCCGTCGGCCGCCGCCCCGCCCGTCAGGCCGGCGCCGACGAGCAGTCGACTCAACGGCGCCGATCCGCCGGTGCCGTTCCGGCGTTCCGTGGGGGGACAAAGAGATGTATCCGTGCGGTCGTTGCCGTGCCGCCGCCGTGGGGCCGGACGGCCGCTGTGCGGCGTGCGGCGCCGAGCAGCGGGGACCGGAGGGGGCCGCGACGCCGGCCGGGCGGCCCGAGCCGCCGCCTCGCCCGACGCATGCGCCTCCGGTGCCGCCTGTGCCTCCGATGACGCCCGCCGCTCAGGTGCCGTCTGCCACTCCGCAGCCGTCTGCCACGCCGCTGCCGCCCGTCACTCCGCTGCCGTCCGACGGGGGAACGCCGTTCGCCACCGGGGCGCCCGGGCCCGAGCCGCTCGGCGGGGTCGATCTGCGCCGCGGGGTACGGATCTCGCTCACCACCGTCCTGACCCTGGCGCTGCTCGGCCTGCTGCTGCTCGCCGCCGCCCGGTTCCAGCAGCGCGGCGCGCTCGGCGACGTGCTGGCGGAGGGCGCGGTGCTCGGCGACGAGACGGCCGACAAGGCGAACCAGGCGGACACCTTCTTCGCGTCGGTCTCCCTGGTGGCCGCCGTGCTCGGGCTGGGCACGGCCGGGCTGTGGGCGGTCTGGTTCCGGCGGGTGCGGCTCAACGCCGAGGCGCTCGCGCCCGGTACGCACCGCTTCGGGAGCGGCTGGGCGGCGGGTGCCTGGTTCACCCCGGTGGTCAACCTGTGGTTCCCCAAGCAGATCGCCAACGACATCTACCGCGCGTCCGCCCCCGCCGGCCCGCAGGGTGCTCCGAAGGGGCTGCTCAACGCGTGGTGGGTGAGCGGGCTCGTGGCCGGTGCCCTCACGGGGGCGAGCGCTTTCGGCTACGCGCTGACCGAGGCGAAGATGCGCCGCGACTTCCGGCTCGAGCGGTTCGACGCCTGGGAGGCCGACGTCCGCAACCTGAGGACGCTGGCCGGAGCGAGTGCCTTCGGGTACCTGCTGTGTGCCGTCGCGGGCGCACTGGCGCTGCTGGTGGTGCGGCAGTTGACGCGGATGCAGGAGGAACGGGCGCTGGAGCGGATGGGGTTCGAGGGTTTCGCCGGTGCCGGTGGCCCGTACACGGCCGGTGGTCCGTACCCGGTCGCCGACCCGTATGCGGCCTCCGGTCCGTACGCCGCGCCTTGGCCGTACCCCCCGCCTCACTCAACTCCCGCGCCCTACGGTGATCCTGGTGTGTACGGGACGCCTGGTGTGCCCGGGGCGCCATCGCCCGGTCCTTATCCGGCCGCCGGGCCGTACGCTTCCTACCCGCCCCCGGGCCAGGGCCCGTTGCCCGGGGCGCCGGTCGGCCCGTACGGTCCTTCGTACGGGCCGTCGTACGGCGCGCCGAACGGTTCGCCGTACGGTCCTCCGCCCGGCGCGGGCAGTTCCGTGCCGAACCCCTACAACGGTGAGCCCGACGGCGGACCCGCGCATTAACGATTCATGAGTTCTGCAAGTGATGCAGGATGTGGGTGTGCAGGGGGATGACGCTGAGCTGACCGTCGCGGTACGCGCGGCGCAGAGCGGGGACGAGACGGCCTTCCGCGCGGTCTACCGGTCCGTCCAGCCCCGCCTGCTCGGGTACGTGCGCACGCTCGTCGGCGAGACCGACGCCGAGGACGTGGCATCCGAGACCTGGCTCCAAATCGCCCGCGACCTCGACCGGTTCACCGGCGACGCCGACCGCTTCCGCGGCTGGGCCGCCCGTATCGCCCGCAACCGCGCCCTCGACCACATACGGATGCGCGGCCGGCGGCCCGTGATCGGCGGCGACGACAGCGAACTCGCCGGCCGCGCCGGGGACGCCGACACCGCGGGCGAGGCGCTGGAATCCCTGGGGACCGCACGGGTCCTCTCGCTCGTCGCCCGGCTGCCCCAGGATCAGGCGGAGGCCGTGGTCCTCCGCGTGGTCGTCGGCCTCGACGCCGCCACGGCCGCGGAGGTGCTGGGCAAGCGGCCCGGCGCCGTCCGCACGGCGGCCCACCGCGGCCTCCGCAGACTCGCCGGGATGATGAACGGAACGGACCTGACGGGACGGGAAGGAGGGGCCGGAGGGACGGGAGGGGGCGGAGAGGGGGGAGTCGGGGTGAACGGACAGCCGGGGTCGGAGGGCATCCCCGGACAGCGCAGATCACCCACCGGTCCGGGACCTTCCCGCGGTGTGACGCGATCGGGCGCGCGGACGCAGAAGGACATGTGATGGCGGACGACCACGAGCACGACTGGTTGCGGCACGACGACCGGTTGGACGGAACGGCGCTCGCGTCCTGCGCCGCGTGCGGCTCCTGTGCTTCCTGTGCCTCCCACACGCCGGCCCCCGACCCCGAACAGGCGGACTCCGCTCTCGCCGCACTCCGCACCCTGGCCGCCCCCGCCCCGGCGCCGGACCGCCCCCTCCCGGGCGAGGACGCCGCCGTCGCCGCCTTCCTCGCCGCTCGGCGCGAAGCGTCCCCCGAAGGGGCGCGCGGCGAAGGGGAGTCGGCCTCGCCGCGGCACCCGGCCGTCCGCTCGGACGCCGTGACCGCCCCCGCACCGGATGATGACGGCATGGCCCGGGAGACCGGCCACCCGCACCCGGCCGGGAAGCCGGGCAGGCGGTGGGCGCGGGCCGGACGCGCCGGAGGGGACGGCACGCGCGGCAACGGGGCCGGACCGGGCGGCACCGGCACCGGGCCGCGCGGCCGGATCGCCGATCGCGGCGGCCGGCGGGAAACGCGCTCCCTGCCGCGCCGCCGCCCCGCCCGGGCGGTCCTGGTCGCGGCCCTGGCCGCGTGCGCGCTGAGCGGCGTGGCCGTGCTCTCCGGTGTCGTCACCGTGCCCACCCCGTTCACCGCCGCCCACCGTGGGCCGGCCGCGGTGGACGACCGGGCGGGCACCGTGGGCGGAGGCGGTCCGCACACCGCCCGGCCGCGTCCCCAGGGTTCCGCGTCGGACGGCCCGGCCGACGGCCGCGCCGAGGGAGGACGCGACGGGAAGGACGCGGGCGGGCACCTCCTCCCTTCCCCCCACGGCCCCTCGCCCTCCGGCCGTGGTACGCCCCGCCCGGGTGAACGGCCCACCGCCGGGCCCGGCACGGGCGCCGACCGGGGCGAGGGGACGGCCTCTCCGTACCAGGGCGACGCCGACGGCGACCTCGAACAGGCCGTCGGCCTCTGCCGCGACTACCTCACCCGGGGGAAGTGGCGCGAACAGGCGGACGAGGACGCCGTCCACGCCCTCGAACGCCGCGCCGGCGGCCCGGTCGGCGTCCGCGCCTACTGCACCCGCCTCGTCCACGACCACGACCGGATCGCCGGCGACGGGAACGGGAACGGCGGCGACGAGAACGAGGACGACGAGGAGGGCGAAGACGAAGGGGACGGCGGAGAGCACGAGGACGACAGAGGAAGCGACGAGGGGGGCGCTCACCGGGCCGGAGACGCCCGCGACGGCCGCGGCGGTCAGGGGAGCCACGACGACCGCGACGACCGCGACGACCACGGCGACCATGGCGGACAGGCCGACCGGTAATGGCGCGGCGGCGCCGGTGAAACGTGCGCCGGACGAGGCGGGGGCCGGGGCGACAGGCGCGGCGGTGACGCGACGCGCGGCCCGTCGGCCCGACTCCCCCCGGACTCGGCCACCTGGCTCCGCGCCCCGGCCACCGCCCTGCCACGGCGAGGGACCCCCGGCCGGTACGCCGAGTGTGACGCTTTCCGGGGCCACGGCGCTGTAGGGAGTGGGCCGACTGGTCATCGGCCGCGCGGAAGCCGCAGTTCCCCCCATGCCGCCGGCTCCGCGCAACAGCGCGGGCGGGGTACGTCCCCCCGGCCCTGCCCGCGCTCCTCCTCCCTTGCCGGCCGTCCCGGCCCTTCCGGCCCCTTCCACCGTTCCCACCTTCTTCCCCCCTTCTTCCCCCCTTCTTCCCCTCTGACGTCCCGCCCCTGCCCCGGCCCTGCGCGTCCCCTGACAGTGCCGCCCGGCCGTCGCTACAGTCCGGTTTCTCGTAACAGTCCGGTGTCTCGCAAGCGAGGTCGGCGGGAGGCGTCAGCCATGGCACAGGAGCCGGAAACCACCCGGAGCACCGAGTCGGGCCTCGGCGTCCGGCCCGTCTACGGGCCCGAGGCCCTCGAGGGCTGGGACCCCGCGGCCCGGCTCGGCGAACCCGGCGCGTACCCCTTCACCCGCGGCATCCACCCCACCATGTACACCGGGCGGCCCTGGACCATGCGGCAGTACGCGGGGTTCGGCACCGCGGCCGAGTCCAACGCCCGCTACCGGCAGCTCATCGCCCACGGCGGCCACGGCCTGTCCGTCGCCTTCGACCTGCCCACCCAGATGGGTCACGACTCCGACGCGCCCGAGGCCCGGGGCGAGGTCGGCAAGGTCGGCGTCGCCGTGGACTCCGTCGAGGACATGCGCGTCCTCTTCGACGGCATCCCCCTGGACCGGGTCTCCACCTCCATGACCATCAACGCCCCGGCTGCCCTGCTGCTGCTGATGTACCAAATCGTGGCCGAGGAACAGGGCGTGCCCGCGGACCGGCTGACCGGGACCGTCCAGAACGACGTCCTCAAGGAGTACATCGCCCGGGGCACCTACATCTTCCCGCCCGCCCCCACCTTGCGTCTCACCTCCGACATCTTCCGCTACTGCCACACCGCGATCCCCCGGTGGAACACCATCTCCATCTCCGGCTACCACATGGCCGAGGCAGGCGCCTCACCCGCGCAGGAGATCGCCTTCACGCTGACCAACGGCATCGAGTACGTCCGCACCGCCGTCGCCGCCGGTATGGACGTCGACGACTTCGCCCCCCGGCTCTCCTTTTTCTTCGTCGCCCGCACCACCCTCCTCGAAGAGATCGCCAAGTTCCGCGCGGCCCGCCGGATCTGGGCCGGTGTGATGCGCGACCGGTTCGGCGCCCGCAACCCCCGCTCGCTGATGCTGCGGTTCCACACCCAGACGGCCGGCGTCCAACTCACCGCCCAGCAGCCGGAGCTGAACCTGGTCCGGGTGACCGTCCAGGCCCTCGCGGCCGTCCTCGGCGGCACCCAGTCCCTGCACACCAACTCCTACGACGAGGCCATCGCCCTCCCCACCGACAAGGCCGCCCGCCTCGCCCTGCGCACCCAGCAGGTCCTCGCCCACGAGACGGACGTGACCGCGACGGTCGACCCGTTCGCCGGCTCGTACGCCGTCGAGTCCCTCACCGACGACCTGGAACAGGCCGTCCTCGACCTGATGACCCGGATCGACGACCTGGGCGGCGCGGTGTCCGCCATCGAACGCGGCTTCCAGAAGGCCGAGATCGAACGCAACGCCTACCGCATCGCCAGGGAGACCGACGACGGCGACCGCGTGGTCGTCGGCGTCAACCGCTTCCGGCTCGACGAGGAGGAGCCGTACGAACCCCTCCGCGTCGACCCCGCCATCGAGGCCCGGCAGTGCGAACGGCTCGCCGCCCTGCGCGCGGACCGCGACCGGCGGGCGGTGGACGGCGCCCTCGCCCGGCTGCGGGAGGCGGCCTCCGGCACGTCGGAGAACGTCCTCCCCCCGATGAAGGAGGCCCTGCGCGCCCGCGCCACGGTAGGCGAGGTGTGCGGGGCACTCCGTGAGGTCTGGGGTTCCCACGTGCCCGACGAGAGTTTCTGACCAGTCCCTCCCCGTCCGGTGGATTTGCGACACTGGACCGATGTCCGCACCCCGCCGCACCTGCCCCGTCTGCTCCCGCGAGATCGCCGTCGTGGGCGGTCGCTACGCCCGCCACGATCCGCCCGGCCGCAGAGTCTCCTACGAACTGGTCTCCTGCCCCGGCTCTCGCCGCTCGGCGCCCCTCCTGGCCACCGAGCCCCGGCTGTTCGACCCGGAGGAGCCGCCGATGGAGGGACAGGGACAGTTGTTCTGACGGGACCGGCGGGCAGCGAGGGGGCACCGGCCATGGTCAGCGGGCGCAGAGCACATCCTTCTCGGGGCGCTCCCCGGTGCGGAGGAAGTCGGTGACCTTCCGGTCCCCGCAGGCGTTCCCGGTGCCCAGGTACGCACCGTGCCCCCCGCTGTCCACCGATATCATCCGGGCCCGCCGCCCCAGCGCCTCCCGCATCTTCAGCGCTCCGAAGTACGGTGTCGCGGGGTCGCGCAGGTTCTGGATCATCAGGACGTTCGACGGTCCGTCGGAGGTGATCCGGGCGGGTTCCTCGGCGGGGGCCCACTTCCAGAAGGCGCACGGGAAGACACCGACCGGCATGCCTCCGGTGAGCGGGTACCGCGCGCGGTCGGCGGCCACGTCCCGCGCGGTCGCCGGCAGCGAACGCCGCGGCCAGCGGACATCGTTGCATATGGTCGAGACCGTCACGGCCGCCTCGTGCTCGGGCACGGAACCGGCCAGCGCGGCCGGCAGGGCCGGCGTCGCCCGCGGGTCACCGGCGTCCTTGATCAGCCGCGCGGTGCCGGCGAAGACCGTGTCGCCGTACATCGCCAGTTGCAGGGCCTGCCGCAGCCGGTTGCCGGTGAGCGGTCTGCCGGGCGTCGTCGTCGGCTTCGGGTGGCGGTCGAGCCGCTCCGCCAGGGCGACGACCATCGGGCGGACGTCCTCGGCGCGCCGGGCGAGGCGGAGCCCGCCCCCGCCCTCGGGGCCGTCCTTCTCACGGGCCGGGTCGGCGGCCCACCGGGCGAAGTCGGGGAACCGCTGCTCCATGGCCGGCGACAGGTTCGCCGACCAGCCGCGCGCCACCCGTTCCGGGTCGGGGTCGCCGTTGCTGTCGAGCACCCAGCGGTCGGTGCGGTCCGGGTACTTCTGCGCGTACTGCGCGGCGACGTAGGTGCCGTACGACGTCGCGAACGCGGAGAGCTTCTCCTCGCCCAGCGCCGAGCGGAAGGAGTCGATGTCGCGGGCCTCGTTGGCCGTGCTCATGCTGCGCAGCAGCGGGCCGCCCTCGCGGGCGCAGGCGTCGGCGACGCGGCGGGCGCGGCGCACGCTGTCCGCGATGTCGCCATCCGGCCCGGGCCACGGGCGGAGGTTGACGAGATCCCGGTCCTCGTCGCTCAGGCCGCAGCCGGTGCGGTCGCTGCCGCCGATCCCCCGCGGGTCCAGGGCGACCAGGTCGTAGGCGCCTCCCAGCTCCTTCTGCAGCGCCTTCCCCTTCTGGGCCAGCCGCTGCGTCCCCGAACCGCCGGGCCCGCCCGGAATGACGATCAGCGTGCCCCGCCGGGCCTCGGGCCGGTCGCTCGGCACCCGGGACACCCCGAGCCGGGTGCGGGGCCCCTCCGGATCACCGTAGTCGAGCGGCACGGAGAGCTCGGCGCACTCCTGCCGGTCCGGCCCGCCCTCCTGCGCGCAGGGTCTCCAGCGGAGCTCCGGAGACGAAGAGCCGGCCGCCTGCGCGGGCACGGCCGACAGGGTGGCGGCTACGGCGGAAACGGACAGGGCGAGGAGGAGGCCCGAGCGGGCACGCTTCTTCATGTCCACAAGGCTCGTCGAAGCGGCGGGCCCGGACCATCAGGGAAGCCCCCCAATTGCGGGTAGGGGAACCCTTCCTGGAAGTGTTCGAGTCCGGGCCCGCGCCGGTCGCCATCCGGGCCGCGACGTCGGCCGATCGTCAACGCGCGGCGGTCGGACAGGCGTTACTCCGTCACGAAAAGGAACGCACGACCTGGATCGTTCCGACGATATGCGCGTTGAAGAGATCCAGCTCCTCGGCCGGGACCCAGAGTTCGAGAATGGTCCGGCCGCCGGCCTGGCGCACCGGGTACCGGGTCAGGAATTCCGTGTCCACCTCGAAGCGGGTCACATATCCGGCCCCGTCGTGGCGGACGTTCCAGTCCCGGGCGATCCTGATCGCGTAGTCCTCGTTGAGCACCGGATAGAAGATCGGCTGCTCCGGAAGCCGCGGCGGCCAGGCCCGCCAGTCGAGCTCCTCCAGCAGGGCGAGCTCCGCGGGCCCGACGGGGCGCCAGAGCGTGGTGGTGGCAGGGGCGGTGCGACTGATCATGGTCCGGTTCCGGTTTCGCTATCGGTCCGCACCGCGCAACCACGGCGGGCGGTTTCGGGGACTTTACCGAGAAGGACGGAAACCGGCGACGGAATTGCCGGGCCACGCGCCCCCTGAAGCGCCATCCGTGTGACGCAACTCTCCTCTTCCGCGGGCTCGTCCCGTCCGGATACGCGCGCCTACCGTGAGAGGGGACGGTCCGGCGGGGAAGGGGCTTGCGGTGGCGCGCTACGGGAGCTGTGAGTCGAACGGGGCTGTGGGGTTGGGGCGTGCGTTGGCGCAAGGTGAGGTGTCGGCACGGGAGTTGGCACAAGAGGCGCTGCGACGGATAGAAGTGACGCAAGGGACGCTGAACGCCTTCCGGTGGGTGCGTGGCGAGGATGCCCTGCGCGACGCCGACGCGGCCGACCGGCGGCTGCGGGCGGGGGAGCGGGGAGCGCTGCTCGGTGTGCCCGTGGCCGTCAAGGACGACATGGACATGGCCGGTCTGCCCACCGCCTTCGGCTGCCCCGGTGACTTCCCGGTGAAGCGGGCCGACAGTGAGGCCGTGCGCCGGCTCCGCGCCGCCGGGGCCGTGATCGTCGGGAAGACCAACACGCCCGAGCTGGGGCAGTGGCCGGTGACCGAGGGGCCCGCGTTCGGGGTGACACGGAACCCGTGGAACACCGCGTACACCCCCGGCGGTTCGTCCGGCGGCTCGGCGGCGGCCGTCGCCGCCGGGATCGTTCCCGCGGCCCTCGGCTCGGACGGCGCCGGATCCGTCCGCATTCCGGCCGCCTGGACCCACCTGGTCGGGATCAAACCGCAGCGGGGACGGATCTCCGCGTGGCCGGAGCGCGAGGCGTTCCGCGGGCTGACCTGCGGCGGAGTGCTGGCACGGACGGTCGCCGACGCGGCGCTGCTGCTGGCCGCCGCGAGCGGCTCGCACGCCGGCGACCTGCACCGGCCCGCGGCGGTCGACGTCGTGGCCGCCCTGGAGCGCACCCCGCGGCGACTGCGGATCGCCCTCTCGCTGCGGCCGGCGTTCGCCGCGGTACGGCACCGGCTCGACCCTCGGGTGCGGGCCGCGACCCTGCGGACGGCGGAGCGGCTGGAGGCGCTGGGGCATGAAGTGGTGCCCGAGGAACCGCGGTTCGGGCCGGTGGGGCTGACGTTCGTCCCCCGGTCCATGTCCGGGGTGCGCGAGTGGGCGGGCAGGGTGCCCGAACGGCGGCTGCTCGACGGGCGGACGCACCTCAACGCGCGCGGCGGACTGGTGCTCGGCGGCGCCGTCCTGCGCGCGGCGCGCGCGGCGGAAGCACCCCTGCGGGGGCGGATGAACGCCCTGTTCGGCCGCTACGACGCACTGCTCACGCCGACCACGGCCGCGCCGCCGCTGCCCGTCGGGGCGCTGGACGGGCTCTCCGGCCGGGAGACGAACTCCCTGATGATCACGGCGTGTCCGTACGCCTGGCCGTGGAACGTCCTGGGCTGGCCCGCCGTGAACGTCCCCGCCGGGTTCACCGAGAACGGCCTGCCGCTCGGCTCGCAACTGCTGGGCCCGGCCGGCGCCGAGCCGCTGCTGGTCTCCCTCGCCGCGCAACTGGAAGAGGAGGAGCGGTGGTTCGAGCGCCGGCCGGTCGCCGACTGGGGCGTGGGGCGGGCCGTGGCGTAGGGCACCGGGTGACGGGACCTGAACTCCCTTGAGGGGGAAGGTTTCTTCTTTCGGCACCGCGACAGGAAGGGTGGTTTCTTCCTGTAAATCCCTATTATTTCCCGGCCTTGCGCCCGACATGCCGTAGATGCCCAATCCGGGCCCAGACGCAACCCGTCCGAGTGAGTCGTCGAGTGATGCCGTGCTCGCGATACGTATCGGGCGCTAGCCTCCTTGCGGGATGGCGGGGCCAGAGAGGTCCCCGTCGGCGTGCCGGGCAGCGGTGCCTGGCGGTCGGTGGGACTGGATGGAACGGCGCCGTCCGGAGGGAGGGATGACGATGAGAACCGCTGTGACCTTCGGGGAGCTCGCCGCGCTCCAGGGCGAGGTGCTGCCGCCTCGTACGGTCCTGTCGAGCCTGCCGGCGGGGAGCGCGGATCCGTCGTTGTACCCCATGCTGGTCAGATCCGAGCACGGTACGACCGTCGTCTACGCCTGCCAGTACCGGCAGGACGCGGGTAGTCCCGGGCTCCTGGCGGCGCTGGGGCTCGCGCCCAGCACCCCGGGGCACACGGTCACCTGCATCCCCGCGGGGATCTCCACGCGCTGATCGCACCCGGAAGCACCGCGCACCACACCGCATCACCCGCACCGCACCGAAACCGACGAAGACCTTCCGCCCCGACATCGGCGACGTCACCGTACGCGGCGCGGCGGTGTTGCCCGCTTCCACCCAGATATCCAAGGTCTCATCCCCGGAGACCGTCCGGCCGGGGATGGAGCACTCGGTCCCGTCGGTCCGGCGGCCGGGTGCGGAGGCCCGGCGAGTGCGGTCCATCAGGGCATTCCCAGGGCATCCAGTACGTCCCAGGGCATCCGGTACGTCCCACGTCCAGAGAAAGGGAACGGAATGGACAACCTCATCAGCTTCGAAGAGCTCGCCGGAGTCTCCGGCGAGGTGCTGCCCGAGCGTACGGTCATGGGCATCATGGCCGTCCCGTTCGGCCCCGGCGACGGCGGTGCCGGCAGCGCCGCCGGCAGCCTGTCCAGCGCGTCGGCCAACGGCGGCGGCGACCACGGCACCACGGTGCTGTCGTCCTGCCAGTCCCTCGACCACCCGCAGACCGCGGGCCTGCTCGGGTCGCTCGGCCTCCCGTCCCAGAACACGACCACCAGCGTCACCTGCACCCCCGCGGCCATCTCCAGCCACTGATCGCTCCCGGGCCACCGGCCCGGTAGCGGAGCGCCGCACTCGCCCGGTGGGGGAGGGCCGTGTGTCCTCGGCCTTCCCCCGCTGTGCCAGGGGAACCGTCGCCCGACACCCTTTCGGAGAGCATCCATGACCCTGCCCTTCGTCCCGGG
This genomic interval carries:
- a CDS encoding amidase, with the translated sequence MARYGSCESNGAVGLGRALAQGEVSARELAQEALRRIEVTQGTLNAFRWVRGEDALRDADAADRRLRAGERGALLGVPVAVKDDMDMAGLPTAFGCPGDFPVKRADSEAVRRLRAAGAVIVGKTNTPELGQWPVTEGPAFGVTRNPWNTAYTPGGSSGGSAAAVAAGIVPAALGSDGAGSVRIPAAWTHLVGIKPQRGRISAWPEREAFRGLTCGGVLARTVADAALLLAAASGSHAGDLHRPAAVDVVAALERTPRRLRIALSLRPAFAAVRHRLDPRVRAATLRTAERLEALGHEVVPEEPRFGPVGLTFVPRSMSGVREWAGRVPERRLLDGRTHLNARGGLVLGGAVLRAARAAEAPLRGRMNALFGRYDALLTPTTAAPPLPVGALDGLSGRETNSLMITACPYAWPWNVLGWPAVNVPAGFTENGLPLGSQLLGPAGAEPLLVSLAAQLEEEERWFERRPVADWGVGRAVA